The sequence TTCCGTGCTGTGCATACAGTTTTTACTGTACTTGTGGGAAAATGCAGTTGAGTTGATTACCTGTATTTCACCTGACCTCCAGCGTGACCTTCCACAGGGCAAGTCGATGCACCACACGGTGAATGTTGATCTTTTTGTCATGGTCAGAGACTGTTTCTGTCCAAGAGTGGCCATGTTGTCTTTCATCCTGGAGAAAAATATCAGAGAAGAGAAGCTTTATCCACATGGCATTAAGTGCAGATATTCTATGGTCATGACATATTCAAATACGactggataaaaacagagatttacttccagaccaCGCTATATTATCCCCTCAATACTAGTATCCCAGATATAggtaaacaacaaataaaggtcAACTAATGTTACAGAACTGTTACAGTTGTTGGAAAATGCAGTTGAGTTGATTACCTGTATTCCTCCTGACCTCCAGCTTGACCTGCCATAAGGGCAAGTCGATGCACCACACGGTGAATGTTGATCTTTTTATCATGGTCAGAGACTGGGTCTGTTGTCCAAGAGTGGCCACGTTGTCTTTTTGTCCTGGGCAGAAATATTAGAAGAGAAGCTTTATCCACATGGCATTAAATGCAGATATTCTATGgtcaacaatattcaaagacaactggataaaaacagagatttacttccagaccaTGCTATATTATCCCCTCAATACTATCCCCGATATAggtaaacaacaaataaaggtcGACTAATGTTACAGCTACAGTTGTAGGAAATTGCAGTACTGTTGCCGTTGATTACCTGTATTTCACCTGACCTCCAGCTTGACCTGCCATAAGGGCAAGTCGTTGCACCACACAGTGAATGTTGATCTTTTTATCAATTGGTCAGAGACTGTTTCTGTCCAAGAGTGGCCACGTTGTCTTTCATCCTGGAGAAAAATATCAGAGAAGAGATTTAGCTTCATCCACATGGCATTAACTTCATTAAGTGCAGAGATTCAATGatcaacaatattcaaatacgactggataaaaacagagatttacttccagactaTGCTATATTGTCCCCTCAATACTAGATATCCCCGATATAggtaaacaacaaataaaggtcactaatgttacagttacagttgtaGGAAATTGCAGTTGAGTTGATTACCTGTATTCCTTCTGAACTCCAGCTTGACCTGCCAGGGCAAGTCGATGCACCACACGGTGAATGTTGATCTTTTCTTCATGGTCAGAGACTGTTTCTGTTGTCCAAGAGTGGCCACGTTGTCTTTCATCCTGGAGAAAAATACCAGAGAAGAGAAGCTTTATCCACATGGCATTAAATGCAGACATTCTATggtcaacaatattcaaatacaactggataaaaacagagatttacttccagaccaTGCTATGTCATCCCCTCAATACTAGTATCCCTGATATaggtaaacaagaaataaaggtcaactaatgttacagttacagttgtaGGAAATTGCAGTTGAGTTAATCACCTGTATTTCACAGGACCTCCAGCTTGACCTGCCACAGGGCAAGTCGATGCACCACACGGTGAATGTTGATCTTTTTGTCATGGTCAGGGGCTGTTTCTGTAGTCCAAGAGTGGCCACGTTGTCTTTCATCCTGGAGAAAAATATCAGAGAAGAGAAGCTTTATCCACACGGCATTAAGTGCAGACATTCTATggtcaacaatattcaaatacaactggataaaaacagagatttacttccagaccaTGCTATATTATCCCCTCAATACTAGTATCCCTGATATaggtaaacaagaaataaaggtcaactaatgttacagttacagttttaGGAAATTGCAGTACTGTTGCAGTTGATTACCTGTATTTCACCTGACCTCCAGCTTGACCTGCCAGGGCAAGTCGATGCACCACACGGTGAATAGTGATGACGGATCTTTGCCATTCTGTTTCTGAAGTCTTAGTATGGCCATGTTGTCTTTTCGTCCTGGAGAGAAATATTAGAGGAGAGAACTTTTTTATTGACATGGCAAAAAGAGCAGACAGATTTTTCTATGGtcagcaatattcaaatacaactgAATGAAGATGGAGAtgttgagtgacatccatcactcttcttcagtgtcactggtaGAAACGTTTCAATACAAGTACTATATGCATCTAACTAGAAAAAAGTGTTTTAACACGTAAGGATCGTATGGAAGTATCACTCATGTGTATCAAATTGCTCTCTTATTCATGAAACATACAAGCTTAACTAACACTGCACCTGATGTCTTTCAGGCCTTCATTTTGGACAGCACTGTCAGTACAGGTACAGCAAGTGCAGTTTGGGCTTGGCGGTTTCTCCAAGTGTATATAGTCCTGACCAACAGCCAGGTAAGTCGATGCAGCACACACAGTGAATGTTGATGATCTTTTTGTCATTCTGTTTTTGTAGTCTTAGAGTGGCCACATTGTCTTTTCGTCCTGGAGAAAAATATTACAGAAGAGAAGCTTTATCGACATGGCAAAAAAGCTAGTGAGCAGACAGATTTTCTATggtcaacaatattcaaatacaactggataaaaatgcagatttacttccggacatatcgagtgacatccatcactcttctttagACTGTCACTAGAATGTCTGGTAGATTTAACGATTTGATACAAGTACTACCTTTACGTtacatctaactagaaaaaaatggtttatgatctatgcaaatgtcactcatacGTATGCAAATCAAATTGCTCTGAGACTCACGAAACATTCACGAAACATATTAAGCTTGACTAACACTGTACCTGATGTCTTTCAGGCCTTCACTTGGAACAGCACTGTCACCATAGTAGACTTGAACGTTTCTCCAGATGTATTTCAGCAGCCCTGATTACCAACAGTCAGGTATTAAAGCCTATGCAGCACACAGTGAATGTTGATGATTTTTTCGTTGTTCTGTTTCTGTAGTCTTAGAGTAGCCACGTTGTCTTTTCATCCTGGAGAGAAATATTAGAGAAGAGAAGCTTTATCGACACAGCAAAAAGTGCAGACATTCTATggtcaacaatattcaaatatatgtacaactggataaagacgtacggagatttacttctggacatgttgagtgacatccatcactcttcttcagtgtcactagcaTGAACTGGTAGAAATGTTTCAATACAAGTACTATGCATCTAACTAGAAAAAGAATGTTTTAACACATAAAGATTGTATGGAAGTGTCACTCATGTAAATTAAATTGCTCTGACTCTTATTCATGTATCATAGTCAAGCTTGACTAACACTGCACCTGATGTCTTTCAGGCCTTCATTTTCGACAGCACTGTCAGTACAGGTACAGCAAGTGCAGTTTGGGCTTGGCGGTTTCTCCAGATGTACATAGTCCTGACCAACAGCCAGGTAAGTCGATGCAGCACACAGTGAATGTTGGTTTCGTCGTTCTATTTCTGTAGCCGTAGAGTGGCCATGTTGTCCTTCTGTCCTGGAGAGAAATATTTACAACACACTAGGATTTACATTTGATTCACCTTAAAGTTTTCCTTGTTCAAGTTATCTATTGCCAATAAACCAGGAAATCCACATATCACTTGAGGTATTCATGTGAAAAATCATAACTTAGTAGACGATGTAAAAAGTAAAAGACATGGTTTTTACTTacttactaatactagtaatgaAATGCAGGATGTAAATGATAAAAGACACGGTAATAGACCACAAACTCACCTTATCATACAGGCAGCTCCACGATGGTATTCTTCACGGCAGCCTTGCCATTGTGGGCTTGCAGACAGCCAGCATTCTGTTCCTTTCTTTTTTAACACGAATGCAACGGTGACTGTCACAGGAATTTTCCACCACCACCATCTATGCACCTGCAGCAGAAGGTAGGAAAAAAGGGAGGAATAGTCAGATATTGCATTAATTGTTATTTGGTGCATATTTTACTTATTATTAAGTCTACATTTAGCAAAGTTAAACAATATACAAAGTCAAGCAGCTTATCTTCT comes from Branchiostoma floridae strain S238N-H82 chromosome 2, Bfl_VNyyK, whole genome shotgun sequence and encodes:
- the LOC118410379 gene encoding uncharacterized protein LOC118410379, with product MAGQAGGQEEYRMKDNMATLGQKQSLTMTKRSTFTVWCIDLPCGRSRWRSGEIQDLGALDEIQLKLKQPIPRQSDAAWNMLRGSTGQEKKGKRKMILIQI